The genomic window GGTCCTGCCAGTAGCCAAGTAGGGATTGGGATTGGCGTCCTTCGTGGTGGCGTTCTAGGAGGGGTTCTATCGTTCCTCGGCTTTACACTCCCGTCTATTTTTGTTCTTATTCTGTTCGCTCTATTTATGCAAACAACTGGTGTTGAGTTAACTGGTTGGATTCATGGTCTTAAATTGGTGGCAGTAGCAATTGTAGCTCATGCCATCATAGGAATGGCGAAAAATTTAACCCCCGATTTAAAAAGAAAAGCGATTGCCCTTCTCGCGTTGGTCGTTACCTTATTGTGGCATACACTGGCTGCACAAGTTGGAATCATACTGTTGGCTGCTTGTCTAGGTTATGTGATGTACAAGCATCAAGACAATCATGTGAAGTCTGAAATGTCCTTTCCGTTATCGCGTCGCTTTGGCATCATTTGCTTATCACTCTTTGTTGGCTTGCTTCTACTATTACCGCTAGTAAGAGAACTAACGTCCATTCAATGGATTGACATGTTTGATCGTTTTTATCGATCAGGTTCGATGGTTTTCGGCGGTGGTCATGTGGTGCTGCCTTTACTGGAACGAGAATTTGTGCCAACTGGATTGGTAAGTGAAGAGGCATTCCTTGCTGGGTATGGAGTGACCCAGGCCGTACCGGGACCATTGTTTACGTTCGCTGCTTATTTAGGAGCCACAATGAATGGATGGCTAGGCGGCTTAATGGCAACAGTGGCTATATTCTTACCGGCGTTTCTTTTAATACTAGGGGCGATTCCATTCTGGGACCAGTTAAGACGAAATCCTAAAGTAAACGGCGCATTAATGGGTGTAAATGCAGCTGTTGTTGGTCTTTTACTTTCTGCTTTTTATCAACCGATTTGGATAAGTGCTGTTTTTGAACCAATTGATTTTGCGCTTGTAGCGATTTTGTTTAGCATGTTGGT from Shouchella hunanensis includes these protein-coding regions:
- the chrA gene encoding chromate efflux transporter; protein product: MNHKKEKSKVHTWWEILVVSTKLGLTSFGGPIAHLGYFHEEYVRRKKWINEKSYADLVALSQFLPGPASSQVGIGIGVLRGGVLGGVLSFLGFTLPSIFVLILFALFMQTTGVELTGWIHGLKLVAVAIVAHAIIGMAKNLTPDLKRKAIALLALVVTLLWHTLAAQVGIILLAACLGYVMYKHQDNHVKSEMSFPLSRRFGIICLSLFVGLLLLLPLVRELTSIQWIDMFDRFYRSGSMVFGGGHVVLPLLEREFVPTGLVSEEAFLAGYGVTQAVPGPLFTFAAYLGATMNGWLGGLMATVAIFLPAFLLILGAIPFWDQLRRNPKVNGALMGVNAAVVGLLLSAFYQPIWISAVFEPIDFALVAILFSMLVYWKLPPWVIVVTGAICGAIVSAL